In Thalassococcus sp. S3, the sequence GCCGATGGGGTGCGCATCCTGGAAGGGGAGGCAGAGGTTTTTGCCCCGGAACGTTCGGTGCAGTTCAGCACCGGCGACTTGCCCGGCCTGACCGTCCGCCGGCACGAGCATTTCGACCGGCTTCTGGAAAAGGCGGCGCCCTTGCCTGCCATCCCGACGGCGGTTGTCGCACCAGAGGAGCCTGACGCGTTGGCCGGGGCGATCCTGGGGGCGGAGCATACGCTGATCACGCCGATCCTGATCGGGGATCCGGCCAAGATTGAAGCGGCCGCGGAAGTCGAACGCATCGACCTTGCCCCGTACCGGATCGTTGCGGAGCCAAGCCACAAGGCCGCGGCTGCCCGCGCCGTTGCGATGGTGCATGAAGGCGAGGCGGCAGCGGTCATGAAAGGGCATCTGCACACGGACGTTCTGCTGGCCCAGATCGTCAAAAGTGACGGTGGTCTGCGCATCGGGCGGCGGTTGAGCCATGTCTTCGTGATGGATGTGCCGGGGCTTGAGCATCTGCTGATGGTCACGGATGCGGCGATCAACATCTCGCCTGATCTGCAAACGAAGGCCGACATCATTCAGAACGCGATCGATCTGGCCCTCTCACTTGGGATCGAGGAGCCGAAGGTCGGTGTTCTTTCCGCGGTCGAGGTGGTCAATCCGGCCATCCCGTCCACGCTGGATGCTGCGATCTTGTCCAAGATGGCCGAGCGTGGACAGATCACCGGCGGGCTGGTCGACGGCCCACTGGCGATGGACAATGCCATCGATCTTGGGGCCGCACAGACCAAGGGCATCCGGTCGCTTGTCGCCGGGCGCGCGGAAATCCTGGTCGCGCCCAACATGGAAGCGGGCAACATGCTGGCCAAGGAGTTGACGTTCCTGGCCCATGCAGAGGCGGGCGGCGTAGTGATGGGCGCGAAATGCCCGATCATCCTGAACAGCCGGGCAGATGATGAGCAAGCGCGCCTTGCCTCCTGCGCCGTGGCGGCTTTGAACGCCTGGGCCCGAACTGGATGAGTGCGATCCTGACGCTGAACGCGGGCAGTTCGTCGCTTAAGTTTTCAGTGTATCGGGCGGGTGAAGACCCTCAACTGGTCGGGCAAGGCCAGGTCGAAAACCTGGGAGACGCGGCGCGGCTCTTGCGCGACGGCGCTGATCCCGTCGAGATCGGTGCGGCGGATCATGCGATTGCCCTTGGCGCTATTTTCGAGGCCGCGCGCCCCTGGCTGGGGGAGGGGCCACCGGTTGGCGTGGGTCATCGGATTGTCCATGGCGGGGTGGACTTTGCCGGACCGGAGCGCCTGAGCGATGACGTCATGACGCTTCTGAGGGCGTTGGAGCCGCTGGCGCCGTTGCATCAGCCCCATAACCTTGCCGCCGTTGACGCCGCGCGCCAGGCCTTTCCCGATGCGGTGCAGATCGGCTGCTTTGACACCGCGTTTCACAACGGTCACCCCTTCGTCAACGACATCTTCGCGCTGCCGCGCCGCTTCTATGAAGAGGGCGTGCGTCGCTACGGGTTTCATGGCCTCAGCTATGATTTCATCACCGGACAATTGACGCGGGATTGGCCGGAGCTTGCCGAGGGACGGGTCGTAATCGCGCATCTGGGCAACGGCGCGTCCATGTGTGCCGTGCGCAACGGCCAAAGTGTCGGCTCCACGATGGGTTTTTCTGCGCTGGACGGGCTGCCAATGGGCACGCGGTGCGGGCAGCTTGATCCGGGCGTTCTGCTCTATCTGATGGACCAGGGCATGACATCGAAGGAGATCGCCCGCCTGCTGTATCAGGAAAGCGGGCTCAAAGGCCTGTCAGGGATGACCCACGACATGCGGACGCTTCTGGCGAGTGGTGCGCCCGAGGCTGGGCAGGCGATTGATTACTATGTCTTTCGGATCCGGCGGGAACTGGGCGCGATGGCCGCGGTTCTGGGCGGGCTGGACGCCTTTGTCTTTACCGGGGGCATCGGGGAAAACGCGGCTGAAATACGCGCCCGTGTGTTGGACGGTATGGATTTCCTGGGGCTGGCCGTCGATGCCGGGGCCAACATATCAGGTGCTGCGCGGATCAGCAGCGGCCCAGTGCCGGTCCTTGTAATCCCGACCGACGAAGAACGTGTGATCGCGCGGGCTGTCAGTGAATGGCAGCGGCAGCATGCGATGTAAAAGGCAACGCGCGGAGGGGGACAATCCTGGGACCGTTCTGTCCCCCTCCGACGGCAACAGCCAGAACCGGCGCGACGCTCAATGGGATGCATATGCGCCGGGAGTGGTGGCTATTGCAAACTCATCGTCATGCCCTGAGACGTTCGAAACTGGTTCGCGCTGAGCCTCTCCAGATAGCCGCATCGCGGCTGGTTGCCCCGAACACCGCTGATACAAAGCTGGCCATCTGCGAAATACCATTCTCCGTCACGGTTCATCCGGTTCGAACGGACGGCAACTGTCCCGTCGGCTGAATACATCATGGTGAACGTCATACCGCGCAGTTGCGCCGTCAAAGGTTTGTCGAGGATGTGCTGCTGGAACGCAATCTCGTCCACGATCTCGCCTTGCGCGCGCACCGGATGCGTCATCCAAAGACCAATCAAGATCGCAATGCTCAAAAACATGATCCGCATGGGGCGTACCCTCTGTGTTCGTCGTGATCGTGTAACGAGCACGCGGACTGCTTCCGTCGCGGAAATCTCTCTTTTGAAAATCGCTGTTTGAAGGGGGATGTCGCTGAAGGCTCTTGTGACCCAAAGGGCTTCTAGCGTCAGTGTATCGGGGCTCACATTACGTGTCCCCGACGATCCGGGCCAAAGCTTTGCGGCCAAACCTGTCGTGGTTCGTTAAAGGCCGAGCATAGGCGGCCCGCGCCGTCGTCATCGGGCGGACCGCTTGGCTTTGGGCGAGGTTATTCGGCCGCGATCGCGTCCATTTTGGCGGCCTCTGACGTGGTCCGTGTCCACGTCAGATCGCCGGTGTAGCGCCAGGCCATGCGGCCATCGTCGTCCATGGCGAAAAGGCTGAGCCAGCCATTGTCGAACAAAGCCCGCACGTCCGCGTGACGCGACAGGATGTCGGTCATCGCTTCGCAAGGGGCTTCGATCACGACAGTCAGGCGCAGCGGATCGTGCACCAAACGCTCGCCATCATGAACCGATTGCAGCGGCAGGCCCGCGCGCAGCGCCCCGCCATTGCCCTCCAGAACGCCGATGCCGCCAGTCACGTTGTGCAAGAGCTTGTTGCCGCCGCCAAACGTATCCGGTGCCACTGACGAGCCGTAATATTGCAGGCTGATCCAGCTTGCCACCACAACGGGCGCGGTCATGATCAACTCCAGCACGCCAAAGCCCTCATCCGCGCGCCAGTCGTAGCTATGCAGGAAACTGCGCCCGCCGAGGTCCAGTTCGGATGTCCGGCCGCGCGGTGCTGCGACAAAGGCGCTGCATCCCGCCAGGCCCCATTCCGCCCGCAATTCGGCCCAGTCGGTGCTGCGGCGGGCGATGTCTGCCTCTCCCGCGGCGCGGGGCAGGCGCAGGGCACGCTCGGCCCGTGCCAGACGCCCGGCATCGCGCAGCCAGCGCCGCAGCAGGATCAGATCCTGCGCATGATCCGCCGACGGGCAATCATCCTCGTAAAGCGTGACGTCGTCCGTCGTTGTGTGATGCAGCGCGGGAACGAACAGCGTGTCGCTTGGGATGGCGATGCCACGATCCGACAGGCCCGCGCGAATGTCAGGGTCGTTCAGCAGGCCGGTCAGCAGACGCGCGTTGACTTCGCCCGAAAAGCCACCACAGGCGCCGCATTGCAAGGCGCTGGCATGGGCGTTGTTGACCACATCCGCACCATGGCCCGCCAGCATCACGATCCGCGCGAAATTGTCGGTGAGAGACATCGCCTTGAGGATCGTTTCCGCCGTCTGCAACCGCGTCTCGGTGTCAAGGTTGGGGTCGAATTGCGGCGCGGGATCAGCCTTGCCCTTTTTGCCGATGCCCATGGCATCCCGCAGCAGCTTACCGGCATAGATGGGGCCCGTCGCCTCGACAAAGGCAAACGACGATACTGCGGCAAGCTTGAAACGGCCCCAGGCCCGTGCCGCCCGCGCGGCGTAGCGTTTGGCCAGATCATCTTCCTCGGGTTCGTTCACGCTGCTCATCATGCCCGCAGGCAGCAGGACGGGGCCGCGTCCTTCGACCACGTCCGACGCACTTGCCTTGTGGGCGACCGGCAGGCCGAAAAACCCGGCGAAACCGATGGTGTCGATCCCCGGATCGAGGCTTTCAAGGGCGCGGCGGAACACTTCGGACCTGACATCGATGCAGAAGGCGGCCTGAATGGCCGGTCTGTTAGTCCGTTCAGGCTGCTTTGCAAGGGTTTCGAACCGGTCCGCGAGCAACCGCTGCGCTGCGCCTTCGGCAGCGCTTTGCAAAAGGCTGTCGAGGATGTCGTCCTGGGATGGAACAAGCGGTTCGACATGCGCCGAAAGCACTTCGGTCCACCGCTCCTCGATCTGGTCCTGATACTGGATGAAAAGGGCTTCTTCCCAGATCAGGCGAATTGCCAGCAGATCGGTCACCGTCGTCACCGTGTCCCCGGCAAGCTCCGCCTGCCAAAGCTGATAGCGGGCGTATTGCGACCAGCCGCCGAGATCCATCAGAAGCCGATGGAACGCGGTATCGGCGGCATCGGGCAAGATCCCCAGGCGCTCGGCGGCAGCGCCAAGGGCCCGCCAGGCATTCCGGGAGGTGCGATCGACATGGGCGGCAAATTTGTTGAGCCCCAATATCTCGGGCGTCAGATCCCGGGTCGCAAAGGCGCGCCAGGCCGCGAATGCGCCGCCACGCCGCTGAATGTGCCACAGGGCCTGACCGGCATCAAAATAGCTCGCCGCCCAGACACCGATCCGTTCGTCGATGATGCCGGGCCAGTCAATGCCCGAGACCTCGGCTGCCAGGTCGGCGATTGTCGGCAAAGCCTCGGCCTGCGCGCGCGGGGTATTCGCTTGCTCCTTGAGCATAGCGATATCGACATCGATATCCGCGCCTCCGCAGGCTGCACGCAGGTCGTCATCGGTGAGGGTGCCGTCAGCGATCCGTTGAGCAAAGTGCGCCCGATCCGGGGTGACAGGTGTCCCGCTGACCCGCGCCAGGCGTGCAGCCGTCTGCGGAAGCGTCTCGTGAACCTGGCCCAGATAGGGGTTCACAGCCACGCTGGAGGACAGCGGAAAGAGCGGCGGGATCTGGCGCGCGGCGGCATCGGCCTTTGCGACAAGCTCCAGAAGAGCGGCGGAATAGACGTGGTGTTGGTTGCTCATATCAGCCTCCGGTCGAAACGCGCTGGGATGTTGGGGATGCGGGGCGGGACCATCCGCCCAGCACGCGGTCAAAGATCGCATTGGCGTAAAGACCGTTGTTCAGATGCACCCGCAGACCGGCCGCAGCCGGATGTCCGGCCCAAAGCGGGAAGGTGGCCTGCGCGATGGCAACCGCGCCAAAGCTGATCAGTGCAAGCACGATGAGAGCCCATTCCAAAGGTCCGGGTCCCGGTGTCGCGGGCAGGGTGCCTGCGGTCAGGGCTTCGGCTCCGGCTTGCAACACGAAATAGCTGATCGATGCGGCAAGCGCATAGATCGCTGTGCGTTGGGTCAACACCCGTGGTGCCGCATCGGCCAGGCCCTGAGCGATCAGATAGGCCACGCCGAAGATCAGGATGGCACCCAGGGCAACCGCTTGCGGCGACTTCTCGACCAGGCCGAAGGCAAATCCGACCACGGCATAGATTGCGAGCGCGGCAAGAAAGGCGCGCGCGACGGCGCCGGCGCTGGGCACCGCGACCGGACCCGGTTTGCGAACTGACGTCACCACATCCACTGCTGTCGCGGAGGCAAGGAAGGCATGCGCCTTATAAAGCGAATGCGCGACGATATGGAGCAGCGCGAGCGGGAAGAGCGCCAGACCACATTGCAGAACCATAAAGCCCATCTGGGCGATGGTGGACCAGGCAAGCGACGTCTTGACCGATGGCTGTGTGAGCATCACCAGACCGCCAAAGAGCGCCGTAAAACCGCCGAGCATAACAAGCAACGCCATGATGCCGGGGGCGGTCAGCATGACGTCGGCAAAGCGGATGAGGAGGAACCCGCCCGCATTGACCACCCCTGCATGCAGCAGCGCGGAGACGGGGGTCGGCGCCTCCATCACCTCGGTCAGCCATCCATGGCTGGGAAATTGCGCCGATTGCAGCACGGCAGAGAGCGCGATCAGGCCTGCCGCCCCGTAAAAGAGGGGGCTCGTTTCCGCAATTGTGAGGATCGTGGCGATATCGGTCGTCCCGGCTGCGATATAAAGAAGAACAGCAGCACCGATCAGCGACAGGTCAGCAACACGCGAGGTTACGGCCTTTTTGCGCGCGGCGCGCTGGGCGGTCACCCGGTTTGGATAATGCAGAAGCAGACGATGCAAACCGAGGCCCGTCGCGATCCAGGCAAGCGCCAGCTGCGCCACGTTCCCGGATTGAACCAGCAGAAGGACAGCGGCCAGCGTTGCACAGAGCCATCCGGTGAACGCACCTTGCCGTTCCTCTCCGTCCATTGCCGTAGCACTGTAGCGCAGCACCACCCACCCGATGAAGGACACGAGCATCAGCATGATGACACTGACCGCGTCAAGGCGCGCCGAGAGGCCAATTCCCTCGATGCCGATCAGGGGTGATGTGACGGGGCCCTGGAAGATCAGCGCCAAGGCGGATGCGGCCGACACCACAAAGGCCAGCACCGCGGCCGCTTCGGCAAGTTTTGGATAGGCGCCGGGTCTCTGTCCCGGGGACTTCAACGCCCAACAGGCGGCCAGCGCCAGGAAAATAGGCGCCAGAAGTGGCAGAAAACTGAATGTCATGATCATATGCCCCTCGCATGCATCTGTCGTGAGGCATGAAGTAGGTGTGTGGTGTTGACATGAAAAATACATTGTTCACGCGGTAACGTTCTATTATTATGAACGATATGGCGGAGCTGAATTATCACCACCTGCGGTACTTTTGGGCGGTCGCGCATGATGGCAACCTGACCCGCACGGCCGAGCGTTTGAACCTGTCGCAATCGGCCCTATCCACGCAGATCAAGACGTTGGAAGACCGCCTTGGCCATGCGCTTTTTGAACGGCGCGGACGACAGTTGCACCTGACCGAGGCCGGGCGCATCGCGCTGGATCATGCCGATGCGATCTTTGCCACGGGTCAGGAGCTGCTGGGGACCCTGCGGCAGACCGGACGGACCCGAAAGGCGTTGCGCGTCGGTGCGGAGGCAACGCTGTCGCGTAACTTTCAGCTCGCGTTTCTAAGACCCGTTCTGGGTCAGCCGGATGTCGAGGTGATCTTGCGGTCCGGAGGGCCGGGGGAATTGCTGCGGGCGCTTGAAGCGCACAACCTCGATGTTGTCCTGACCAATCGGGCGCCGGCGCGCGACGCGGTCACGCCTTTCGTGGCACATCGCGTAGCCGAACAGCCCGTTGGTCTGGTTGGTACGCCAAGACGCATGAATGCCAAAGCGCCCTTGACGGATTTGCTGCATGACCAGCCCGTCATCCTGCCGACACCGGACAGTGCGGTGCGGACGGCCTTTGATGCCTTGACCTCCCGAATGGGATTGCGCCCGCAAATCGCCGCCGAGGTGGACGATATGGCGATGATGCGTCTTTTGGCGCGCGAAGACATCGGCCTCGCCCTTGTGCCGCCCATCGTCGTCCGCGACGAGCTGGCTTCGGGCCGCCTGCTTGAGGCGACAGACCACCCGGATATCTCTGAGGTTTTCTATGCCATCACGCTTGAACGGCGTTTTCCCAACCCTTTGATCCAGACCCTTCTGAAAGCGGATCAAAGCGCGGAGAGATGACCGCGCGCCGCATCGCGCGCTGTTTCCACCGCTTCCTCGCGCACCGGGCCATAGCCCCGGATCTCGTTCGGCAGGGCGAGCAGTGCCGCGCATGTCTCTTTGGTGTCGGGGCGGTAAGACGTTGCCACCCGGTCCAGGATGTCTTCGTACCATGCCAGCGTGTCGCGGTGCATGCGGGCCTCGCCATGCCAGCGTAGGGGGTCTGCGAGTGTTCCCCGCAGCCGTCGCATGCGCGCCATGAGCCGAAGGACCGGGGTCAGCCAGGGCCCGAAGGCCCGTTTCTGCGGGCGTCCCCGCGCATCCTTTTTCCAGGAGAGGAGGGGCGGGGCCAAATGGTATTTCAGTTTGAATTCACCGCTGAATGCGTCGGCGAGATGTTCCTGAAAGCCGGTTTCGGTGTGCAGTCGCGCGACCTCGTATTCATCCTTGTAAGCCATCAGCTTGAAAAGGCCCTTCGCGGCGTCGATCAAAAGGGTTTCGTCGACATCGGACGGCAATGCGGCCTTCAGGCTTTCAATGCGCGATTGGTAGCGTTCCGCATATGCCGGATCCTGATAGTCAGTCAGAAACGCCGCCCGGTGGGCGACGATGTCATCCAGCGTCGCGGGAATGTCCTGCGTTGGGGAAAGCAGCGCGCGGACCGCTTCGGGACGCTCAGCCATCACGCGCCCCAGATCGAACGCCGCGTGGTTCATGTCGATAGCGGTGCCGTTCAGGACGATGGCCTGACGCAACGCGGTGTCGCTGACCGGGACCAGGCCCTTTTGCCATGCAAAGCCAAGCATCATGACATTGGCGAAGACCGCGTCGCCCAGCAACTGCTCGGCCAGGTCATTAGCGTTTATCCCGCTGACATGGCTCTCACCCACGGCGTCGCGGATGGCCGCCTCGCGCGTATCAATGCGCAAGTCCGCGTCGCGTCTGAGGACGACATCCCCGGTTGGCATCTCTGCGCGGTTCAAAACGACCTGCGTGCCCCGCCGATAATGAGCCGATGCTTTCGGAGCGGACGAGACCACGATGTCACAGCCGATCACCGCATCCGCCGCGCCCGGATCAATACGCACCTGATGCAGGTCGCTTGGTTGCGCCGAGAGGCGAATGTAGCTCAGCACGGTCCCGAACTTCTGCGCAAAACCGGTGAAATCGAGCACGCTGGACCCTTTGCCCTCAAGATGTGCTGCCATCGTGATGAGCGCGCCAACGGTCACCACACCCGTGCCGCCGACCCCGGTGACCAGAAGGTCGAACGGTGTCGCAAGGTTGACCGGTTCGGGAGGGCGCAGGCCGTCGGTTAGCTTGGACATGTCGATCTTGATGCCTTGGCTCTTTTTCCGCGTCGCACCTTCGACAGTGACAAAGCTGGGGCAGAACCCGCCCATGCATGAGAAATCCTTGTTGCAACTCGATTGATTGATCTGCCGTTTTCGGCCCAGCGGTGTGTCCTTGGGCTCCACGCTCAGGCAGTTGGACGCGACCGAGCAATCGCCGCAGCCTTCACAGACCAGATCGTTGATAAGAACAAAGCGCTTGGGATCTTCCATCGTGCCGCGCTTTCGGCGTCGAC encodes:
- a CDS encoding bifunctional enoyl-CoA hydratase/phosphate acetyltransferase gives rise to the protein MKDTLNNKTYDDLEVGMTAHQTRLCRADDLYVFANASGNLNPMHLPKADGDGDGEPEALAPGMWVASLISGVLGCQLPGPGTLYHSQNLRFVNRAHAGDELTAHVRLTAKGADRKVRFDTWVDRADGVRILEGEAEVFAPERSVQFSTGDLPGLTVRRHEHFDRLLEKAAPLPAIPTAVVAPEEPDALAGAILGAEHTLITPILIGDPAKIEAAAEVERIDLAPYRIVAEPSHKAAAARAVAMVHEGEAAAVMKGHLHTDVLLAQIVKSDGGLRIGRRLSHVFVMDVPGLEHLLMVTDAAINISPDLQTKADIIQNAIDLALSLGIEEPKVGVLSAVEVVNPAIPSTLDAAILSKMAERGQITGGLVDGPLAMDNAIDLGAAQTKGIRSLVAGRAEILVAPNMEAGNMLAKELTFLAHAEAGGVVMGAKCPIILNSRADDEQARLASCAVAALNAWARTG
- a CDS encoding acetate/propionate family kinase, with product MSAILTLNAGSSSLKFSVYRAGEDPQLVGQGQVENLGDAARLLRDGADPVEIGAADHAIALGAIFEAARPWLGEGPPVGVGHRIVHGGVDFAGPERLSDDVMTLLRALEPLAPLHQPHNLAAVDAARQAFPDAVQIGCFDTAFHNGHPFVNDIFALPRRFYEEGVRRYGFHGLSYDFITGQLTRDWPELAEGRVVIAHLGNGASMCAVRNGQSVGSTMGFSALDGLPMGTRCGQLDPGVLLYLMDQGMTSKEIARLLYQESGLKGLSGMTHDMRTLLASGAPEAGQAIDYYVFRIRRELGAMAAVLGGLDAFVFTGGIGENAAEIRARVLDGMDFLGLAVDAGANISGAARISSGPVPVLVIPTDEERVIARAVSEWQRQHAM
- a CDS encoding YbcC family protein encodes the protein MSNQHHVYSAALLELVAKADAAARQIPPLFPLSSSVAVNPYLGQVHETLPQTAARLARVSGTPVTPDRAHFAQRIADGTLTDDDLRAACGGADIDVDIAMLKEQANTPRAQAEALPTIADLAAEVSGIDWPGIIDERIGVWAASYFDAGQALWHIQRRGGAFAAWRAFATRDLTPEILGLNKFAAHVDRTSRNAWRALGAAAERLGILPDAADTAFHRLLMDLGGWSQYARYQLWQAELAGDTVTTVTDLLAIRLIWEEALFIQYQDQIEERWTEVLSAHVEPLVPSQDDILDSLLQSAAEGAAQRLLADRFETLAKQPERTNRPAIQAAFCIDVRSEVFRRALESLDPGIDTIGFAGFFGLPVAHKASASDVVEGRGPVLLPAGMMSSVNEPEEDDLAKRYAARAARAWGRFKLAAVSSFAFVEATGPIYAGKLLRDAMGIGKKGKADPAPQFDPNLDTETRLQTAETILKAMSLTDNFARIVMLAGHGADVVNNAHASALQCGACGGFSGEVNARLLTGLLNDPDIRAGLSDRGIAIPSDTLFVPALHHTTTDDVTLYEDDCPSADHAQDLILLRRWLRDAGRLARAERALRLPRAAGEADIARRSTDWAELRAEWGLAGCSAFVAAPRGRTSELDLGGRSFLHSYDWRADEGFGVLELIMTAPVVVASWISLQYYGSSVAPDTFGGGNKLLHNVTGGIGVLEGNGGALRAGLPLQSVHDGERLVHDPLRLTVVIEAPCEAMTDILSRHADVRALFDNGWLSLFAMDDDGRMAWRYTGDLTWTRTTSEAAKMDAIAAE
- a CDS encoding proton-conducting transporter membrane subunit — translated: MTFSFLPLLAPIFLALAACWALKSPGQRPGAYPKLAEAAAVLAFVVSAASALALIFQGPVTSPLIGIEGIGLSARLDAVSVIMLMLVSFIGWVVLRYSATAMDGEERQGAFTGWLCATLAAVLLLVQSGNVAQLALAWIATGLGLHRLLLHYPNRVTAQRAARKKAVTSRVADLSLIGAAVLLYIAAGTTDIATILTIAETSPLFYGAAGLIALSAVLQSAQFPSHGWLTEVMEAPTPVSALLHAGVVNAGGFLLIRFADVMLTAPGIMALLVMLGGFTALFGGLVMLTQPSVKTSLAWSTIAQMGFMVLQCGLALFPLALLHIVAHSLYKAHAFLASATAVDVVTSVRKPGPVAVPSAGAVARAFLAALAIYAVVGFAFGLVEKSPQAVALGAILIFGVAYLIAQGLADAAPRVLTQRTAIYALAASISYFVLQAGAEALTAGTLPATPGPGPLEWALIVLALISFGAVAIAQATFPLWAGHPAAAGLRVHLNNGLYANAIFDRVLGGWSRPASPTSQRVSTGG
- a CDS encoding LysR family transcriptional regulator, whose amino-acid sequence is MAELNYHHLRYFWAVAHDGNLTRTAERLNLSQSALSTQIKTLEDRLGHALFERRGRQLHLTEAGRIALDHADAIFATGQELLGTLRQTGRTRKALRVGAEATLSRNFQLAFLRPVLGQPDVEVILRSGGPGELLRALEAHNLDVVLTNRAPARDAVTPFVAHRVAEQPVGLVGTPRRMNAKAPLTDLLHDQPVILPTPDSAVRTAFDALTSRMGLRPQIAAEVDDMAMMRLLAREDIGLALVPPIVVRDELASGRLLEATDHPDISEVFYAITLERRFPNPLIQTLLKADQSAER